The genome window TTAAATTACACTAATTAAAACTTTTTGATTATAATTTTAATTTAAAAATTAACATTTTCATAAACATAAAAACACTATAATTATAAACTATATAAATTTATAAGGTAACATCATGAAAAAAATTTTTCTTTTATCGTTTATTATTGCAGGTTTATTTTTAGGAGCATGCAGCTCAAAAAAGGCTGAAGATTTATATAATCTAAGTTCAATGGAATGGTATCAACAAATTATAAAAGATTTACAAGAAAAAAATCTTGAAGCAGCTGATAAACATTATACTTCAATGGCAGCTGAGCATATTGCTAATCCATTATTAGAACAAACTTTACTTATATTAGCTCAAGCTCATATAAGCGAAGAAGAATATGAAATGGCAAATTATTATCTTGATGAATATTTAAACAAATTTGGTGACTCAAAAAATGTAGCTTATATAAGATATTTAAAAATCAAAGCCAAATTTGACTCTTTTGCTGTACCAAATCGCAACCAAGTGCTAATGCTAAAAACAATAGAAGAAATCAACGAATATAATCAAAATTACCCTAATGTGCAATATAATGATTTAATTGACACCATGCTTACTAAATTTAATTTTGCAATTTTTTACCTTGATACAAGCATAGCAGAGTTATACGAGAAAAAAAATAGAGAACAAAGCTATGAGATTTATAAGCAAAAAATAGAAAATTCCGATTTTAATAAAATTGATATGATTAAACCAGAGCTTCCATGGTATAGAAAAATATTTGAAGAAGGTATAATGTAATGAAATTAGAAAATACTCAAAACTATCCAACAAAACTTCCTGTTCTTGTGGAAGATGAGCTTTTTTTATATCCTTTTATGATAACACCGATTTTTTTAAATGACATGCAAAATATCAAAGCCTTAGATACTGCTTTGCAAAATGAAAGCATGATTTTTGTAGCACCATCTAAAATTGAAGGCGGACGCGGTTTTGATGATATTTATGATTGCGGGGTAATAGGGACTATAATGAGAAAGGTTCCACTGCCTGATGGCCGTATTAAAATTTTATTTCAAGGCTATGCTAAAGCTAAAATTATTGAGAAGATCTCGGATGATCCTTTATTTGCATTAGTTGATTTAATTCATCAAGAGCCAATTTGTAATACAAAAAAAGAAGCTATTATTGAAGTAGTAAGAGAAAAAGCTAAAGCTTTATCTACTGTGAGTCACTATTTTCCACCTGATCTTTTAAGAACCATAGAAG of Campylobacter lari contains these proteins:
- the bamD gene encoding outer membrane protein assembly factor BamD: MKKIFLLSFIIAGLFLGACSSKKAEDLYNLSSMEWYQQIIKDLQEKNLEAADKHYTSMAAEHIANPLLEQTLLILAQAHISEEEYEMANYYLDEYLNKFGDSKNVAYIRYLKIKAKFDSFAVPNRNQVLMLKTIEEINEYNQNYPNVQYNDLIDTMLTKFNFAIFYLDTSIAELYEKKNREQSYEIYKQKIENSDFNKIDMIKPELPWYRKIFEEGIM